A region of the Arthrobacter sp. FW306-07-I genome:
AGGTCATCGAGCTGAACCGGCGCGGAAGTAACGCCTACCTGACCCTTCGCGACGTGGACGCCGAGGTCTCACTGCCTGCCTCCGTATGGACCAAGGTGCTGGAACGCCAGAACCTTCCACTGGAGCGCGGGTCGCGGGTGGTGGCACTGCTGAAGCCGGAATTCTGGCTGAAAACGGGCAGGCTCAACATGCTGGTGCGGGACATCAGGCCCGTGGGACTGGGTGACCTGCTGGCCAGGATCGAGCGGTTGCGCAAGGCCCTGGCGGCGGAAGGCTTGTTCGCAGATTCCCGGAAGAAGCCCCTGCCCCTTCTGCCGCACCGGATCGGCCTCATCACTGGCCGCGACTCCGATGCAAAGAAGGACATCCTGCGCAATGCAGCCCTGCGGTGGCCGGCGGTGGAATTTGAGATCCGCGAGGTGGCCGTCCAAGGAAACACAGCTGTGGCCCAGGTGGTCCGTGCCCTGCGGGAACTGGATGCCCGGCCGGAGGTGGACGTCATCGTCATCGCCCGTGGCGGCGGTGCGCTGGAAGACCTCTTGCCTTTCAACAGCGAGGACCTGATCCGGGCGGTGGCTGCGGCCGCCACTCCCGTGGTGAGCGCCATCGGCCACGAGGCAGACCGCCCGCTCCTGGACTACGTCGCGGACCTGCGCGCCTCAACCCCCACCGATGCCGCCAAGCGGATCGTGCCGGAAGTCTCAGAAGAGCTTGCCGGAGTGCGCCAGGCGCGTGAACAGTTGCGCCGCTGCATGGAGCGGCTGGTGGACCGGGAATCTGACCGATTGGCGGCACTGCATTCCCGGCCGGTCATGGCGGCGCCCGAGGGCATGGTCTCGCTCCGGGCCGAGGAAATTGAACGGCTCCTGCGCCGTTCCTCCGCTTCAGTAAGTTCCACCGTGGTGCGGGCAGCAGACCAGCTTGAGCACCTCAAAGCCCAGGTACGCGCGTTGTCCCCGCAGAAGACGCTGGACAGGGGGTACGCCGTCGTCGAACTGGCAGGAGACCAGGCCGCACGGATCGCCCAAGCCGGGCACGCAGTGGTCCGCCGCCCTGCCGAGGCGCCTGCGGGTGCAGCCTTGTCCATCCGCGTGGCGGAGGGACGTTTCGGCGCGACGTCCACCGGACCCGTTCAGTCCACCGGCGGATTCCAGGCAGGAAACCAAGACCACCACCAGAAACCAGACCACCACCAGGAATTGGAAGAAAAAGCATGACTGAACAAAAACCAGGGTCGGATGTCGCAGCACTGAGCTATGAGGAAGCGCGGGAGCAGCTCATCGCTGTAGTGGGCAAGCTGGAGGCGGGAGGCGCCAGCCTCGAGGAATCCCTGGCGCTGTGGGAGCGCGGCGAGGCGCTGGCGGCGCGATGCGAGGAGTGGCTGGAAGGCGCCCGGAAGCGCCTGGCGGCAGCCCGCGACCAGCCGCTATAGGCAGCCCATCCACTGTCGCCAGCCGGTCAACGCAGCCCAGTCAACGGACCGGCAGCAGCAGGCCAGTGGAAAGATTACACAGTCGATTCACGGGAGCGATCCTCAGGAACGGGCCACCAGTTCCCGCTCTGTGGCGACGTCGAATTCAGCCTTTGGCCATTTGAGGTTCATCCCGGAGAGGGCGCCGAGCAGCAGTTGCTGGACCGCGATCCGGGCATACCATTTCTTGTTGGCCGGGACGACGTGCCAGGGCGCGACCGGCGTGCTCGTTTCGTCGATCGCAGCCTGGTAGGCACTCATGTAATCGTCCCAAAAAGCGCGCTCGTCCAGGTCGCCGTGGCTGTACTTCCAGTGCTTGGCAGGGTTGTCCAGCCGTGCCAGCAGGCGTTCCCTCTGTTCGTCCCCACTGATGTGCAGCATCACCTTGACCACCTTGGTACCGGAATCCGTCAGCCTCGCCTCGAATTCATTGATGGCAACGTACCGCCGCTTGATTTCATCCGGACTGGCCCAGCCGTGGACCCTGTGGATGAGGACGTCCTCGTAATGGGAACGGTCAAACACACCCACCATCCCGGCGGCCGGCACTTCCTTCTCGATGCGCCATAGGAAGTCGTAGGACTTTTCCTCGTCGGTGGGGGCTTTGAATGCCTTGAAGTGGACGCCCTGCGGGTTCATCGATGCCATGACGTGGCTGACGATCCCGCCCTTGCCCGCGGTGTCCATGGCCTGCAGGATCAGCAGGACCCGTTTGGTTCCGCCGAAGCGGGACTCCGCAAAGAGCTTTTCCTGGAGTTCGGAAAGTTCGTCGTCCATCTCCGCGAGGAGCAGCTTGCCGTCATCCTTGGTTCCGCTGTAGCCAGGCGTTGAGTTGGGATCCACGGCGGCAAGGGAGAAACCCTCCCCCGCGCGAAGGGTTTGGGCAGGATGCTGGTCGAAGCCAACGACGCGGGCCATGGGAATCCTTTCGCCAAGGGTTGCACGGGCAGGGGCCCGTGAGCACAGGCTAGTTCCCCTGGTACCTGCTTAGGAAGTCCCCCATACGGCCAATGGCCTCCTCGATGTCCTTCACGTTCGGCAACGTCACCATCCGGAAATGGTCGGGGCGGACCCAGTTGAAGGCGCGCCCGTGGGAGACGAGGATCTTTTGTTCCCTCAGCAGGTCGAGGACGAATTTCTCATCATCGCGAATGTGGTAGACGTCGGGGTCCAGGCGCGGGAAGAGGTAGAGCGCGCCCCTGGCCTGCTGGGTGCTGACGCCGGGAATGGCGTTGAGCATGTCATAGGCCTTGTTCCGCTGTTCCAGCAGGCGGCCGCCGGGGAGGATGAGGTCGTTGATGCTTTGATAGCCGCCCAGTGCGGTCTGGATGGCGTGCTGGGCCGGGACGTTGGCGCACAGCCGCATGTTGGCCAGGAGGTTGATGCCTTCGAGGTAGTCGGCAGCCTCCTTCTTGGGGCCGGATATGGCCATCCAGCCGGCCCGGTAGCCGCATACCCTGTAGGCCTTGGACAGCCCGCTGAACGTCAGGCACAGGACGTGGTCGTCGGTGAGCTTGGCGAGGTTAACGTGGACGGCGTCCTCATACAGGATTTTTTCGTAGATCTCGTCGGCGAAGACCACCAGGCCGTGCTTTTCAGCCAGGGCAACAATGCGCTTCAGCGTCTCTTCCGGGTAGACCGCGCCCGTCGGGTTATTCGGGTTGATGACCACGATTCCCTTGGTGCGGGGCGTGATCTTGGCTTCCATGTCCTCAAGGTCAGGCTGCCACCCGGATTCCTCGTCGCAAAGGTAGTGGACGGGCTTACCGCCGGCGAGCGCCACGGAGGCCGTCCACAGCGGGTAGTCCGGCGTCGGGATGAGGACTTCGTCGCCTGAATCCAGCAGCGCCATCAGGGACATGGTGATGAGCTCGCTGACACCGTTGCCCAGGTAGATGTCATCGACGTGGATGTTCTGGATGCCGCGGGTCTGGTAGTACTGCGACACCGCAGTGCGGGCGGAAAAGATGCCGCGCGAGTCGCTGTAGCCCTGGGCGTGCGGCAGGTGGCGGATCATGTCCACCAGGATGGCGTCCGGTGCCTCGAAGCCGAACGGGGCCGGGTTGCCGATGTTCAGTTTGAGGATCCGGTGGCCCTCCGCCTCCATCTGCTGGGCGGCCTGCAGAATCGGTCCACGGATGTCATAGAGAACGTTGTGAAGCTTCGTGGACTGCCTGAATTCTGCCATTCCTCAAATATGCCACAGGAAGGATGCATCCCCGTTGAGACATCCACCACATGGCCGACGGCGGCTGCCGGACCTTTCAAAGGTCCGGCAGCCGCCGTCGTCATTACCGAAGCTCCCCTCGCCGGAGGGGCGTGATGCCTACTTGACGATGCCCTTCTCCTTGAGCCAGTTGGTGGCCGCCGTCTTGGCGTCCTGCTTTTGGCTGCCGCTGACCGCACGGTTGAGGTTGATCAGGTCATCGGTGGTGAGCGTGCTGGACACCGAGTTCAGAGCCTGCTTTGCCTTGTCCGTCATCTTCGCCTTGTTGTACAGCGGCAGGACCTGCTGGGCGATGAAGTTGTTCTTGGGATCATCCAGCACCACCAGGTCGTTGTCGGCAATGGAGGGCGTGGTGGTGTAGATGTCAGCCACCTGCACCTGGTCCTCCAGCAGCGCCTTCAGCGTCACCGGGCCGCCGCCGTCGCTGAAGGGCTCCAGCTTCTTGGGGACGCAGTTGTAGTTCTTCTTCAGACCCGGCAGGCCGTAGGCGCGCTCGGCGAACGTGGCGGGTGCCCCCACCACGATCTCGCTGCAGACCTTGGCCAGGTCCTCGATGGACTTCAGCTGGTACTTTTCCGCGGTGGCCTTGGTGACCACCATGGCGTCCTTGTCTTCAGCCTTGGATGCGTCCAGCACGCCGAGCCCCTCCGGCAGCTTGCCGGGCAGTGCCTTGGCGATGTCGCCGGCGGAGACTTCCTTGGCTTCCTTGTCCACGTACAGCAGCAGGTTGCCACTGTAGTCCGGCACCACGTCCACGGAGCCGTCCTGGACTGCCTTGAAGTAGACCTCGCGGGAGCCGATGTTCGGCTTGGTGGTGGCGGTGATCCCGTTGGCGTTCAGCGCGCCTGCGTAGAGTTCGGCGATGATCTGGCTCTCGGGGAAGTCGGCCGAACCCACCACCAGGGAGGTGGCTTGGCCGGAGGCCCCGCTGCTCGATGCCGGCGGGCTTTTCAGGGGATCGGATGAACCGCCGCAGGCGGACAGCACCACGGCCAGGCCAACCCCGGCGGCGAGGCCACCGAATGCCCGCCTTCCGAGGCGCTGGGGACGGCTATCTTTCATGACTTACCTCCTTGTACAACAGTCTCCGCAACAACGGGGTCTGTGAGATCAACCGCAGCCTCCTGGCTGCGATAGGACAGCTTCGAGGGCCCCTGGGTCAGGAACAGCCTCTGGAACAGGGACAGGACGAGGTCGACGGCGATGGCCAGCACCGCGATGAGGAGGGAGCCTCCCAGCATCTGGGGGAAGTCGCTGAGGACCAGGCCGTCAAAGAGATAGCGGCCCAGGCCGCCGAGGTTGATGTAGGCAACCACGGAGACAGTGGCGATCACCTGCAGCACGCCGGTCCGGAATCCGCCGAACATGACGGGGAGCGCATTAGGCAGCTCGGCCCGGAACAGGACCTGCGGTTCCGTCATGCCCATGGCACGGGCGGCGTCCACCACGTTCCGGTCCACACTGGATATTCCGGCATAGGTTCCGGCCAGCAGCGGCGGGACGGTGAGGATCACCAGGGCCCACACCGGGGGCATCAGTCCGATTCCGGCCAGCAGCACGAACAGGATCAGCAGGCCAAGGGTGGGAAGTGCACGGAGGGCCCCAGCCAGCGCCACGACGGCCACCCGGCCCTTTCCGGTGTGGCCGACGAAAAGCCCGACGGGAACGGCGATGGCGGTGGCGATGAGCATGACCAGGCCGGTGTACTGGAGGTGCTCCCCCATTCGGGCAGGGATGCCCATGCTTCCGGACCAGTGCTCCGGGTCGGTGAGCCAGGCGAACGTATCGGCAAAGACGTTGCTCATGCTGCTCCTCCCGCCGTTGACGCAGACCGCTCCGCAGCCACCGGCGCGTCCGCAGGGGCACGCCCAACACCGCGGTCCCGCCGGCCGCCGGCCCGCTCCCACGGGGTGAGGATGCGTTCCAGCAGGACCAGGACAGCATCCATCAGCAGCGCAAGGACCAGGATGGCGATGATGCCCACCACCACCTCGGTGACAAAATCCCGCTGGAGGCCGTCGGTAAAGAGCATCCCCAGGTTGCCGACACCCAGGAGTGCCGCAACACTGACCAGCGAGATGTTGCTGACGGACACTACGCGAAGTCCGGCGAACAGGACCGGCAGGGAGAGCGGCAGGTCGACCTGAAGGAAACGGGCCAGCGGCTTGAAGCCCATTGCCTGCGCGGCCTGGCTGATGTCCGCGTCAACGGAGTCGAAGGCGTCCAGGGCGGCGCGGACCAGCAAGGCCACCGCATAGATGGTCAGCGCCACCACCACGTTGAGGGGATCCAGGATCCGGGTGCCCAGGATGGTCGGCAGGATGATGAACAGAGCCAGCGACGGAATGGTGTACAGGAGCGAGGAGGCCGTGAGCACCACGGAGCGCAGTGCGCTGTTCCGCCGTGCCAACTGCGCCAGCGGAATGGAAATCAGCAGGCCCAGGACCATGGGAACGATGGCCAGCACAAGGTGCTGGCCGCCGCGTTCCAGGATCATGCCGGTGTTGGCAAGGAACCATTCCATCAGAGGGCAGCCTGCCGCACCTGGCGCGCTTCTTCGATGAGCGCCAGCACCTCACCGCCGCGGACCACACCGAGTACCTTGCCGTCGGCGTCGACGGCAACGCCCAGGCCCGACGGCGAGGACAGGGCTGCGTCCAGGGCCCGCCGGAGGCTTTCCCCTGGACGGAACAGCGAACCGCCGGGAACGAGTTCGGTTTCAGTGCCCGGCGCGGACCATCCCAAAGGCTGCATGTCCGGGTCCACCACCAGCTGCCATCCGCCGGCTGCGCTGGAATCGGACTCATATCCCCCTGCAGCGCGGATAATCGTAGGCACCGGGTGGATCACCACGCCGTCGGACGGGCTGAAACCCAGGTGCCGGAAGCCGCGGTCCCGGCCGACGAAGGACGCCACGAAGTTGTTGGCCGGCGCCCGGAGGATTTCCTCAGGGGTGGCGTACTGGGCCAGCTTGCCGCCGGTGGCAAAGACGGCAACCTTGTCGCCCAGGATGGTGGCTTCGTCGATGTCGTGGGTGACGAACACGATGGTCTTGGCCAGGTCCTTTTGCAGACGCAGCAACTCGTGCTGGAGTTCGTCCCGGACAACCGGGTCCACTGCGCTGAACGGCTCGTCCATGAGGAGGATGGGCGGATCTGCAGCGAGGGCGCGCGCTACGCCTACGCGCTGCTGCTGGCCGCCGGACAGCTGCGACGGATACCGCGTGCCCAGGGAGTGCGCCAGGCCCACCACGTCCAGGAGCTCCTCGGCGCGCCTGCGGGCGTCAGCTTTCGAAACCCCATTCAGCCTGGGAACGGTAGCGATGTTGTCCAGCACCGAGCGGTGCGGCAGCAGCCCTGCCGACTGCATGACGTAGCCCATGGAGCGGCGCAGTTCGGCCGCCGGCACGGAGGTGACGTCCCGGCCATCCACGGTGATGGTCCCGGATGTGGGCTCCACCATACGGTTGATCATCCGGAGGGACGTTGTTTTGCCGCAGCCGGAAGGGCCCACGAAGACTGTGACCGTGCCCCTGGCGATGGACATGGACAACCCGTCCACGGCGGGCTGGCCGCCCGGGTACTGCTTGGTAACGCTCTGGAACTCAATCATCGCCTGGTCCATGGTGCGGACTTACCTGTTCTCTTGGACGGGCTGCTTTCAGCACCGCGACACTGCCATCAGCACGCTGATAGTTACGGTAACCCAAACGGGGGCGGCCTTCAGCAGCTAAAGCCCCAATCCCCGCAAAGGAATCCCTACTGTGACCATTCGGTACCCTGTCCTGCACGGATGGGTGTCCGGGATGGGACGCGCACCACTCCTGTTGAGGTGGCATCAGCGCGCCTAGAGTAAAGGCGTGACCAACTTGGAAATTTCACCCCAGGAAGAGCTGTGCCCGCCTGCCGCTGCCGAAGGCACCCCGGGCCCGTGCCTGCAGCTGTGGCCGGAGCGCGAAGTGCCGCTGGGCGGAGTCCGCGCCATGAACGTCAAACGCACGCTGCCCCAGCGCGGACTGCCGACGATCGGTGCCTGGTGCTTCCTGGACAGCTTTGGCCCCGACCGGACCGCCATGTCTGTCCTCCCGCACCCCCACATTGGGCTCCAGACGGTGACCTGGCCCCTGGCGGGGCACATCCGGCACCGGGACAGTGTGGGCAGCGATGTGGTGGTGCGTCCGGGCGAGCTGAACATCATGACTGCGGGGCAGGGCGTGTCGCACTCGGAGTTCGCGGTGCTTCCTTCCGACGGCGGCCAGGAGTTGCCGCTGCAGCGGGGACTTCAGCTGTGGGTTGCCCTTCCCGACGGGGACCGGCACAGGGAACCGGCGTTCGAACAGCACCGCGAGCTGCCGCGCGCCGCCGGCCAGGGTTTTACCGCCACCGTGATGGTGGGAAAGCTTGCCGGAGTGGCGTCCCCGGCAACGATGTACTCGCCAATCGTCGGCGCTGACGTTTCCTGTGAAGGGGAGGCGGTGCTCCCGCTGGAGCCCGCGTTCGAGCACGGCATCCTGGTGCTCGACGGCGGCCTGGCGGTGGACGGGCAGGAACTGCCGGCGGGGCCGCTGGGCTACCTGGGCACCGGCCGCAGCGAGCTGCGGATGCAGGCGCGTCCTGGCACGCGCTTCCTGTTGATCGGCGGTGAGCCGTTCGGTGAGGAACTGCTGATGTGGTGGAACTTTGTGGGCCGCACCCACGACGAAGTGGAACAGGCCCGGGATGACTGGGAAGCGCAGGCGGGGCTGCCGGACACCGAAACGGCCGCCGCCCGCTACGGCCTGGTGCCCGGGCACGGTCCGGACGCCGGGGCGGAGGCAGGACGCATCCCGGCTCCCCCGCTTCCCGGCGTTCGGCTGACACCCCGCAAACGGTCCGTCAGCTAGGAGTCCTGCCTAAAGGGTCAGGCGGGCTCTGCCAGGAGCTGCAGGACACCAAACACCGGTTCCTGGTCCAGGACCCGCACATCCATGATTCCGGCTGCGGCAAGGTTCCGGCGGAATGACTCCTGCAGGGGAGCAACATTCATCCCCAGCCCGCCCCCCAGGATCACCGGCCCGTCGATTTTCAGCTGGCCCAGCACCTGTTCCGCCAGGGCAGCAAGGTCCTGCCCGGCCCGGGCCAGCAGGGCTGCACTGTCCTGGTGCCCGGCAGCTGCCGCCTCCACCACGTGCCGGGCCTGCTGCGCCCAGAAGCGGCGCCCGGTGTCCGGGGAGTGGAACAGCGCTATCAGCTTGTTGGGGTGGTCCAGCCCGCAGGACCGCAGAAGGGCTGCGGTGAGCTGGTCGATGGGCAGGCCCTGGTTCATCCTGCGGAGGCTGTGCCGCACCGCTTCGCGGCCCAGCCAATAGCCGCTGCCTTCATCCCCCAGCAGGTAACCCCAGCCGCCGGCCCGGGCCTCGCCGCCGTCGGCATTGCGTCCCCAGGCCGCTGAGCCCGTCCCTGCGATGACGGCCACCCCGGTGCCGGCCCGGCCTGCCGCCAGCAGCAAACGCGAGTCGTGGACAACGGTGACGCGTGCTTGCGGGGCCAGCGGCTGGATCAGGGCAGCCAGGGCTGCAGCGTCCTCGTC
Encoded here:
- the xseA gene encoding exodeoxyribonuclease VII large subunit; this translates as MSEQASLPGTAPTTLPATAAETSPDNPWPLQLLSQKLKAHIDRTPSAWVEGQVIELNRRGSNAYLTLRDVDAEVSLPASVWTKVLERQNLPLERGSRVVALLKPEFWLKTGRLNMLVRDIRPVGLGDLLARIERLRKALAAEGLFADSRKKPLPLLPHRIGLITGRDSDAKKDILRNAALRWPAVEFEIREVAVQGNTAVAQVVRALRELDARPEVDVIVIARGGGALEDLLPFNSEDLIRAVAAAATPVVSAIGHEADRPLLDYVADLRASTPTDAAKRIVPEVSEELAGVRQAREQLRRCMERLVDRESDRLAALHSRPVMAAPEGMVSLRAEEIERLLRRSSASVSSTVVRAADQLEHLKAQVRALSPQKTLDRGYAVVELAGDQAARIAQAGHAVVRRPAEAPAGAALSIRVAEGRFGATSTGPVQSTGGFQAGNQDHHQKPDHHQELEEKA
- a CDS encoding exodeoxyribonuclease VII small subunit, producing the protein MTEQKPGSDVAALSYEEAREQLIAVVGKLEAGGASLEESLALWERGEALAARCEEWLEGARKRLAAARDQPL
- a CDS encoding polyphosphate kinase 2 family protein, giving the protein MARVVGFDQHPAQTLRAGEGFSLAAVDPNSTPGYSGTKDDGKLLLAEMDDELSELQEKLFAESRFGGTKRVLLILQAMDTAGKGGIVSHVMASMNPQGVHFKAFKAPTDEEKSYDFLWRIEKEVPAAGMVGVFDRSHYEDVLIHRVHGWASPDEIKRRYVAINEFEARLTDSGTKVVKVMLHISGDEQRERLLARLDNPAKHWKYSHGDLDERAFWDDYMSAYQAAIDETSTPVAPWHVVPANKKWYARIAVQQLLLGALSGMNLKWPKAEFDVATERELVARS
- a CDS encoding pyridoxal phosphate-dependent aminotransferase; this encodes MAEFRQSTKLHNVLYDIRGPILQAAQQMEAEGHRILKLNIGNPAPFGFEAPDAILVDMIRHLPHAQGYSDSRGIFSARTAVSQYYQTRGIQNIHVDDIYLGNGVSELITMSLMALLDSGDEVLIPTPDYPLWTASVALAGGKPVHYLCDEESGWQPDLEDMEAKITPRTKGIVVINPNNPTGAVYPEETLKRIVALAEKHGLVVFADEIYEKILYEDAVHVNLAKLTDDHVLCLTFSGLSKAYRVCGYRAGWMAISGPKKEAADYLEGINLLANMRLCANVPAQHAIQTALGGYQSINDLILPGGRLLEQRNKAYDMLNAIPGVSTQQARGALYLFPRLDPDVYHIRDDEKFVLDLLREQKILVSHGRAFNWVRPDHFRMVTLPNVKDIEEAIGRMGDFLSRYQGN
- a CDS encoding ABC transporter substrate-binding protein is translated as MKDSRPQRLGRRAFGGLAAGVGLAVVLSACGGSSDPLKSPPASSSGASGQATSLVVGSADFPESQIIAELYAGALNANGITATTKPNIGSREVYFKAVQDGSVDVVPDYSGNLLLYVDKEAKEVSAGDIAKALPGKLPEGLGVLDASKAEDKDAMVVTKATAEKYQLKSIEDLAKVCSEIVVGAPATFAERAYGLPGLKKNYNCVPKKLEPFSDGGGPVTLKALLEDQVQVADIYTTTPSIADNDLVVLDDPKNNFIAQQVLPLYNKAKMTDKAKQALNSVSSTLTTDDLINLNRAVSGSQKQDAKTAATNWLKEKGIVK
- a CDS encoding ABC transporter permease translates to MSNVFADTFAWLTDPEHWSGSMGIPARMGEHLQYTGLVMLIATAIAVPVGLFVGHTGKGRVAVVALAGALRALPTLGLLILFVLLAGIGLMPPVWALVILTVPPLLAGTYAGISSVDRNVVDAARAMGMTEPQVLFRAELPNALPVMFGGFRTGVLQVIATVSVVAYINLGGLGRYLFDGLVLSDFPQMLGGSLLIAVLAIAVDLVLSLFQRLFLTQGPSKLSYRSQEAAVDLTDPVVAETVVQGGKS
- a CDS encoding ABC transporter permease, which codes for MEWFLANTGMILERGGQHLVLAIVPMVLGLLISIPLAQLARRNSALRSVVLTASSLLYTIPSLALFIILPTILGTRILDPLNVVVALTIYAVALLVRAALDAFDSVDADISQAAQAMGFKPLARFLQVDLPLSLPVLFAGLRVVSVSNISLVSVAALLGVGNLGMLFTDGLQRDFVTEVVVGIIAILVLALLMDAVLVLLERILTPWERAGGRRDRGVGRAPADAPVAAERSASTAGGAA
- a CDS encoding ABC transporter ATP-binding protein — translated: MDQAMIEFQSVTKQYPGGQPAVDGLSMSIARGTVTVFVGPSGCGKTTSLRMINRMVEPTSGTITVDGRDVTSVPAAELRRSMGYVMQSAGLLPHRSVLDNIATVPRLNGVSKADARRRAEELLDVVGLAHSLGTRYPSQLSGGQQQRVGVARALAADPPILLMDEPFSAVDPVVRDELQHELLRLQKDLAKTIVFVTHDIDEATILGDKVAVFATGGKLAQYATPEEILRAPANNFVASFVGRDRGFRHLGFSPSDGVVIHPVPTIIRAAGGYESDSSAAGGWQLVVDPDMQPLGWSAPGTETELVPGGSLFRPGESLRRALDAALSSPSGLGVAVDADGKVLGVVRGGEVLALIEEARQVRQAAL
- a CDS encoding pirin family protein — encoded protein: MTNLEISPQEELCPPAAAEGTPGPCLQLWPEREVPLGGVRAMNVKRTLPQRGLPTIGAWCFLDSFGPDRTAMSVLPHPHIGLQTVTWPLAGHIRHRDSVGSDVVVRPGELNIMTAGQGVSHSEFAVLPSDGGQELPLQRGLQLWVALPDGDRHREPAFEQHRELPRAAGQGFTATVMVGKLAGVASPATMYSPIVGADVSCEGEAVLPLEPAFEHGILVLDGGLAVDGQELPAGPLGYLGTGRSELRMQARPGTRFLLIGGEPFGEELLMWWNFVGRTHDEVEQARDDWEAQAGLPDTETAAARYGLVPGHGPDAGAEAGRIPAPPLPGVRLTPRKRSVS
- a CDS encoding N-acetylglucosamine kinase, translating into MTNTQNTFAHPVEPAAEAPSDPQQGNPLPVNPLHGITIGLDIGGTKTHGVRFEDGRPVADDSAGSSNVQNVTREQAARNLAELFARIGGGRVDRVYAGSGGIDTDEDAAALAALIQPLAPQARVTVVHDSRLLLAAGRAGTGVAVIAGTGSAAWGRNADGGEARAGGWGYLLGDEGSGYWLGREAVRHSLRRMNQGLPIDQLTAALLRSCGLDHPNKLIALFHSPDTGRRFWAQQARHVVEAAAAGHQDSAALLARAGQDLAALAEQVLGQLKIDGPVILGGGLGMNVAPLQESFRRNLAAAGIMDVRVLDQEPVFGVLQLLAEPA